Proteins co-encoded in one Myripristis murdjan chromosome 4, fMyrMur1.1, whole genome shotgun sequence genomic window:
- the LOC115357727 gene encoding cytochrome P450 2J6-like, translating to MWLYNFSLGLDLEVILPVSIFFFLIAIFLRSRNPPNYPPGPPGLPFVGNFFNLDHKHPHISFTKLAEAYGNVFSIRFGSDEMVFVCGYKMVKEAIVTQAENFVDRPYSPLFERVYNGTSAGLFMSSGEIWKKQRRFALSTLRSFGLGKSSMEWSICEECHHLLEEMEKEKGGAFNPARLFNNAVSNIICQLVMGTRFDYSDHNFQIMLKYLSGAMQLQGSIWGLLYEAFPGVMKHLPGPHNKMFSYFKYLERFISQEVQGHKKDLDPNNPRDYIDTFILEMQNHQGESNLGFNEANLALCSLDLFLAGTETTSTTLLWALTFLIKNPDVQEKVQAEIDRVIGQTRQPTMADRPNMPYTDAVIHEIQRMGNIVPLNGLRMAAKDTTLGGYFIPKGTALMPMLTSVLFDKNEWETPDTFNPGHFLDAEGKFVRREAFLPFSAGKRVCLGEGLARMELFLFFVSLFQKFTFSTLDGVELDTEGVIGATHVPHPFKVYAKAR from the exons ATGTGGCTCTATAATTTTTCATTGGGACTTGACCTCGAGGTGATACTGCCGGTTTCCATTTTCTTCTTCCTGATAGCCATTTTTCTCAGGAGCAGGAATCCTCCAAACTATCCTCCAGGACCGCCGGGTCTGCCCTTTGTGGGGAACTTCTTCAATTTGGACCATAAACATCCTCACATTTCTTTTACCAAG CTAGCTGAGGCCTATGGGAATGTGTTCAGCATCCGTTTTGGGAGTGATgagatggtgtttgtgtgtgggtacaAGATGGTGAAGGAGGCCATAGTGACACAGGCAGAGAACTTTGTGGATCGGCCGTACAGTCCATTGTTTGAGAGGGTATATAATGGGACATCAG CCGGTCTATTCATGAGCAGTGGTGAAATATGGAAGAAACAGCGGCGTTTTGCCCTGTCGACCTTACGTAGCTTTGGTCTGGGAAAAAGCTCTATGGAATGGTCTATTTGTGAGGAGTGTCACCATCTactggaagagatggagaaagagaaag GTGGAGCTTTCAATCCAGCAAGACTCTTCAACAACGCTGTATCCAACATCATTTGCCAGCTAGTGATGGGGACACGGTTTGACTACAGCGACCATAACTTCCAGATCATGCTTAAGTACCTGTCTGGAGCCATGCAGCTGCAGGGCAGCATATGGGGTCTA TTGTATGAGGCGTTTCCTGGAGTGATGAAACACTTGCCTGGTCCTCACAACAAAATGTTCAGTTATTTTAAATACTTGGAGAGATTCATCAGTCAGGAGGTACAGGGGCACAAGAAGGACCTGGACCCCAATAATCCACGAGACTACATTGACACTTTCATCCTGGAAATGCAGAAT CACCAAGGAGAGTCTAATCTGGGCTTCAATGAGGCCAATCTGGCTCTGTGCTCTCTAGATCTGTTCCTGGCTGGAACGGAGACCACCTCCACCACTTTGTTGTGGGCCTTGACTTTCCTCATCAAGAACCCTGATGTTCAAG AAAAAGTCCAGGCAGAGATCGACAGAGTGATTGGACAGACCCGCCAGCCCACTATGGCCGACAGACCCAACATGCCCTACACTGACGCTGTCATCCATGAGATCCAGAGGATGGGAAACATTGTCCCTCTCAACGGACTCAGGATGGCTGCCAAAGACACAACACTGGGAGGTTACTTCATACCCAAg GGTACTGCCTTGATGCCCATGCTGACCTCTGTGCTGTTTGACAAGAATGAATGGGAGACTCCAGACACCTTCAACCCTGGACACTTCCTAGATGCTGAGGGCAAGTTTGTAAGGAGAGAGGCGTTCTTGCCTTTCTCTGCAG ggaAACGTGTGTGTCTTGGAGAAGGCCTAGCCAGGATGGAgctgttcctgttttttgtcagtttattccAGAAGTTCACTTTCTCCACACTGGATGGAGTAGAGCTGGATACTGAGGGAGTAATTGGAGCTACACATGTACCTCACCCCTTCAAGGTCTATGCCAAGGCTCGCTGA
- the LOC115357724 gene encoding cytochrome P450 2J6-like, translated as MWLYDLLFSLDVKAILLFIVFFLLVANFLKNRNAENYPPGPLALPLVGHLFSVDLGRPHFTFTKLTKAYGNVFSIRFGRDKMVFVCGYKMVKEAIVTQAENFVDRPYSPLFERVYNGTSAGLFTSNGETWKKQRRFALSTLRNFGLGKSSMEQSICEECHHLLEEMEKEKGGAFHPARLFNNAVSNIICQLVMGRRFDYSDHNFQILLKYLSGAMQLEGSIWGLLYEAFPGVMKHLPGPHNKIFSYYKYLEGFISQEIQRHKKDLDPNNPRDYIDTFILEMHNHQGESNLGFSEANLALCSLDLFVAGTETTSTTLLWALTFLIKNPDVQEKVQAEIDRVIGQTRQPTMADRPNMPYTDAVIHEIQRMGNIVPLNGLRMAAKDTTLGGYFIPKGTALMPMLTSVLFDKNEWETPDTFNPRHFLDAEGKFVRREAFLPFSAGKRVCLGEGLARMELFLFFVSLFQKFTFSTLDGVELDTEGVIGTTHVPKPFKVYAKAR; from the exons ATGTGGCTGTATGATCTTTTGTTCAGCCTCGACGTCAAGGCAATActgctgtttattgttttctttctcttggtAGCGAATTTCCTCAAAAACAGGAACGCTGAAAATTACCCTCCCGGACCCCTGGCTCTGCCCCTTGTGGGTCACCTGTTCAGTGTCGACTTGGGACGACCTCACTTCACCTTTACCAAG CTAACCAAGGCCTATGGGAATGTGTTCAGCATCCGTTTTGGGAGAGATaagatggtgtttgtgtgtgggtacaAGATGGTGAAGGAGGCCATAGTGACACAGGCAGAGAACTTTGTGGATCGGCCGTACAGTCCATTGTTTGAGAGGGTATATAATGGGACATCAG CTGGTCTATTCACAAGCAATGGCGAAACATGGAAGAAACAGCGGCGTTTTGCCCTGTCGACCTTACGTAACTTTGGTCTGGGAAAAAGCTCTATGGAACAGTCTATTTGTGAGGAGTGTCACCATCTactggaagagatggagaaagagaaag GTGGAGCTTTCCATCCAGCAAGACTCTTCAACAATGCTGTATCCAACATCATTTGCCAGCTGGTGATGGGGAGACGATTTGACTACAGCGACCATAACTTCCAGATCCTGCTTAAGTACCTGTCTGGAGCCATGCAGCTGGAGGGCAGCATATGGGGTCTA TTGTATGAGGCGTTTCCTGGAGTGATGAAACACTTGCCTGGTCCTCACAACAAAATATTTAGTTATTATAAATACTTGGAGGGATTCATCAGTCAGGAGATACAGAGGCACAAGAAGGACCTGGACCCCAATAATCCACGGGACTACATTGACACTTTCATCCTGGAAATGCACAAT CACCAAGGAGAGTCTAATCTGGGCTTCAGTGAGGCCAATCTGGCTCTGTGCTCTCTAGATCTGTTTGTGGCTGGAACAGAGACCACCTCCACCACTTTGCTTTGGGCCTTGACTTTCCTCATCAAGAACCCTGATGTTCAGG AAAAAGTCCAGGCAGAGATCGACAGAGTGATTGGACAGACCCGCCAGCCCACTATGGCCGACAGACCCAACATGCCCTACACTGACGCTGTCATCCATGAGATTCAGAGGATGGGAAACATTGTCCCTCTCAACGGACTCAGGATGGCTGCCAAAGACACAACACTGGGAGGTTACTTCATACCCAAG GGTACTGCCTTGATGCCCATGCTGACCTCTGTGCTGTTTGACAAGAATGAATGGGAGACTCCAGACACCTTCAACCCTAGACACTTTCTAGATGCTGAGGGCAAATTTGTAAGGAGAGAGGCGTTCTTGCCTTTCTCTGCAG ggaaACGTGTGTGTCTTGGAGAAGGCCTAGCCAGGATGGAgctgttcctgttttttgtcagtttattccAGAAGTTCACTTTCTCCACACTGGATGGAGTAGAGCTGGATACTGAGGGAGTAATTGGAACTACACACGTACCGAAACCCTTCAAGGTCTATGCCAAGGCTCGCTGA
- the LOC115357726 gene encoding cytochrome P450 2J2-like — MWLCDLLLGLDLKGILLFIFSTLLLVYFLKKRNPPNFPPGPLALPLLGNVFSIDIKQPHIYLTKLADAYGNVFCMRLGRDTTVFVSGYKMVKEALVTQAENFMDRPDNPMVSRLYSGNSAGLFFSNGQVWRRQRRFAMTALRTFGVVKNSLEQSICEESRHLQEGMEKQKSEPFDPVHLFNNAVSNIICQIVFGRRFDYSDHNFQTMLKNLTDMVHLEGSIWAQLYNAFPRLMKSLPGPHNAIFSLCKSLEAFIRGEIERHKVDLDPNNPRDYIDTFLMEEKLEGNRAVGFYDGNLVLCCLDLFLAGTETTSKTLQWGLIYLIKYPHIQEKVQAEIDRVIGQTRQPTMADRSNMPYTDAVIHEIQRMGNIVPLNGLRIATRDTTLGGYFIPKGTTLMANLTSVLFDKTEWETPNTFNPGHFLDADGKFVRRGAFLPFSAGKRACLGEGLARMELFLFFVTLLQKLCFSTLDGVELRTEGIIGTTRTPHLFKIYAKPR, encoded by the exons ATGTGGCTCTGTGATCTGCTTCTGGGGCTTGACCTCAAGGGAatactgctttttattttttccactctcCTGCTTGTTTACTTTCTTAAAAAGCGGAATCCACCCAACTTTCCTCCAGGACCACTGGCTCTTCCACTTTTAGGAAATGTGTTCAGCATCGATATTAAACAACCTCACATTTACCTAACCAAG CTAGCTGATGCCTATGGGAATGTGTTTTGCATGCGCCTGGGAAGAGACACAACAGTGTTTGTGTCTGGCTACAAGATGGTGAAGGAGGCTTTAGTGACGCAGGCAGAGAACTTCATGGATCGGCCTGACAATCCGATGGTTTCCAGGCTTTATTCAGGGAACTCAG CGGGGCTTTTCTTCAGTAATGGGCAGGTATGGCGGAGACAGCGGCGTTTTGCCATGACTGCTTTACGTACCTTTGGTGTGGTGAAGAACTCCTTGGAGCAGAGCATCTGTGAGGAGAGCCGTCATCTCCAGGAGGGgatggagaaacagaaaa GTGAACCATTTGACCCAGTGCACCTCTTCAACAATGCTGTGTCCAACATCATCTGTCAGATAGTGTTTGGGAGGCGGTTCGACTATAGTGACCACAATTTCCAGACCATGCTTAAGAATCTGACTGACATGGTCCATCTGGAAGGTTCCATATGGGCTCAG CTGTACAATGCATTCCCCAGACTGATGAAGAGCCTGCCAGGGCCTCACAATGCCATTTTTAGCCTCTGTAAATCACTGGAGGCCTTCATCagaggagagatagagagacacaaGGTGGACTTGGACCCCAACAACCCACGAGATTACATTGACACCTTCCTCATGGAGGAGAAA CTCGAAGGGAACCGTGCGGTGGGGTTTTATGACGGTAACCTGGTTCTGTGCTGTCTGGATCTGTTCCTGGCTGGCACTGAAACCACATCCAAGACACTGCAGTGGGGCCTCATCTATCTCATCAAGTACCCACACATCCAGG AAAAAGTCCAGGCAGAGATCGACAGAGTGATTGGACAGACCCGCCAGCCCACTATGGCCGACAGATCCAACATGCCCTACACTGACGCTGTCATCCATGAGATTCAGAGGATGGGAAACATTGTCCCTCTCAACGGACTCAGGATTGCCACCAGAGACACAACACTGGGAGGTTACTTCATACCCAAG GGAACCACTCTGATGGCCAACCTGACCTCTGTGCTGTTTGACAAGACTGAATGGGAGACTCCAAACACCTTCAACCCCGGACACTTCCTAGATGCTGATGGCAAGTTTGTTAGGAGGGGTGCATTCTTGCCTTTCTCTGCAG GAAAGCGTGCGTGCCTGGGAGAAGGCCTGGCCAGAATGGAGCTGTTCTTGTTTTTCGTCACATTGTTGCAGAAGTTGTGTTTCTCCACACTGGACGGAGTagagctgaggacagagggaATCATTGGAACCACACGCACGCCACACCTATTCAAGATTTATGCCAAACCTCGTTGA
- the hook1 gene encoding protein Hook homolog 1, which produces MEENKTALAESLTVWLQTFNTPAPCRTVEELTTGVAMSQALNQIDPAWFSDGWLSRIKTDVGDNWRLKMNNLKKILQMMVDYYNEVLAQQISDFPLPDLALVAEHSDPVELGRLLQLILGCAVKCERKQEYIQIIMTLEESVQHVVMTAIQELMSKETMAHFGAEPSGDLEQQLKKALVDLTELLAEKEELAQRCQELDIQVTVLQEERNSLLAENDVLTDRANQLDSFDDPSTPSGRKHSQLQQQLETLQEENFRLEAAKDDYRIHCEELEKQLIEVQHRNDELTSLAEESRALKDELDILRSCSDRAVKLEASVETYKRKLEDLGDLRRQVKLLEEKNMTYMHNTVSLEEELRKANAARAQLETYKRQVQELHRKLSEETRRADNLAFEMKKFEEKHEAMMKERERIIMERDTLKETNEELRCTQAQQSHLYQAGMLPSGSPSHDNLAAELIPIEYREKFIRLQHENKMLRVQQEDCEREKIADLQVQLEEAHRTHSELDTENRLSRERISELQQQVEDLQKALQSQAAKPDDSNLKRKLDAHMVQLNEAQDEIMKKKELLEDLQPDNTQTSLKLEELMAALKKKDDDMRAMEERYKMYLEKARNVIRALDPKLNPATAEIQALKNQLSDRDKRILSLERECEQAKLREYEEKLIVTAWYNKSLNFQKLAIESRLGGRASSLVPPGQSFLAQQRQVTNATRRALSISMPATTTK; this is translated from the exons ATGGAGGAGAATAAAACAGCCTTGGCTGAGAGCCTTACAGTATGG cTGCAGACCTTCAACACGCCTGCACCCTGCAGAACAGTGGAGGAGCTGACCACTGGAGTGGCGATGTCGCAGGCACTGAATCAAAT AGACCCAGCATGGTTCAGTGACGGGTGGCTCAGCCGTATCAAAACAGATGTGGGTGACAACTGGAGACTGAAG ATGAACAACCTGAAGAAGATCCTTCAGATGATGGTGGATTATTATAATGAG GTCTTAGCCCAGCAGATCTCAGACTTCCCCCTGCCAGATCTGGCCCTGGTGGCAGAGCATTCAGACCCCGTGGAGCTGGggaggctgctgcagctcataCTGGGCTGCGCTGTCAAATGTGAACGCAAACAAG AATACATTCAGATCATCATGACCTTGGAGGAGTCAGTGCAGCATGTTGTGATGACAGCCATCCAGGAG CTCATGAGTAAGGAGACCATGGCCCACTTTGGAGCAGAGCCGTCCGGCGACCTGGAGCAACAG CTGAAAAAGGCCTTGGTGGATCTCACTGAGCTCttggcagagaaagaggagctgGCCCAGCGGTGTCAAGAGCTGGATATACAG GTGACCGTCCTTCAAGAGGAGCGGAACAGCTTGTTGGCTGAGAACGATGTCCTAACAGACCGTGCCAATCAGCTGGACTCGTTTGACGACCCCAGCACACCCTCAGGAAGGAAACACAGCCAGTTACAGCAGCAGCTAGAGAcactgcaggaggagaatttcag GCTGGAGGCTGCTAAGGACGATTACCGTATCCACTGTGAAGAGTTGGAGAAGCAGCTGATTGAGGTTCAGCACCGGAACGACGAGCTGACCAGCCTGGCAGAAGAATCCCGAGCACTGAAAGACGAACTGGACATTctcag gagctgctCAGATCGGGCAGTGAAGCTGGAGGCCTCAGTTGAAACATACAAACGTAAGCTGGAGGACCTGGGCGACCTGAGGAGGCAGGTGAAactgctggaggagaaaaacatgACCTACATGCACAACACTGTTAGTCTGGAAGAGGAACTGCGCAAGGCCAATGCTGCACGTGCACAGCTGGAGACATACAAGAGACAG GTCCAGGAGCTACACAGGAAGCTGTCTGAGGAGACGAGGCGCGCTGACAACCTGGCCTTTGAGATGAAGAAGTTTGAGGAGAAGCACGAAGCCatgatgaaggagagagag AGGATCATCATGGAGAGAGACACTCTGAAAGAGACCAATGAAGAGTTACGATGCACACAGGCTCAGCAGAGCCACCTCTACCAAGCAG GGATGCTTCCTTCTGGCAGCCCCAGCCATGATAACCTGGCAGCTGAGTTAATACCTATCGAGTACAG AGAAAAGTTCATCAGGCTACAGCATGAGAATAAGATGTTGCGAGTGCAGCAGGAggactgtgagagagagaaaattgcTGACCTGCAGGTGCAGCTTGAGGAggcacacaggacacacagtgAACTGGACACTGAAAACAG ACTGAGCCGAGAGCGGATTagtgagctgcagcagcaggtggaaGACCTCCAGAAGGCTCTTCAGAGCCAGGCAGCCAAGCCTGATGAT TCAAATCTGAAGCGGAAACTTGATGCGCACAT GGTCCAGCTGAATGAGGCTCAGGATGAAATCATGAAGAAGAAAGAGCTGCTGGAGGACCTTCAGCCTGACAACACTCAGACCT CCCTGAAGCTCGAGGAGCTGATGGCTGCTCTGAAAAAGAAGGACGATGACATGAGGGCCATGGAGGAGAGGTACAAAATGTACCTGGAGAAGGCTCGCAAC GTGATCCGAGCCCTGGACCCCAAGCTGAACCCAGCCACCGCTGAGATCCAGGCCCTGAAGAACCAGCTGTCAGACCGGGACAAACGCATTCTCAGCCTGGAA CGTGAATGTGAGCAGGCCAAGCTGAGAGAGTATGAGGAGAAGCTGATTGTTACAGCATGGTATAACAAG agCTTGAACTTTCAGAAGTTGGCCATTGAATCTCGTCTCGGAGGTCGCGCCTCCTCCCTGGTTCCCCCTGGCCAGTCCTTTCTGGCGCAGCAGCGACAAGTCACAAACGCCACACGCCGGGCACTTTCCATCAGCATGcctgccaccaccaccaagTAG
- the LOC115357958 gene encoding E3 ubiquitin-protein ligase RNF170, with protein MQPRQPHFTEGPVGQGHPGSSRSLTCTAEQSSPTHTSCNKESSQLCPFAGHRDAHCPVCLQTASFPVQTNCGHLFCAPCLLAYWRHGSWLDAISCPLCRQKVSVLCRLFSESRSDRESKEVLGEITDYNKRYSGAPRRMTDYLCDAPLLLQLLARGLGTMGGLVWLFFFRVALCCVGTMMSFSSPSANPVETDPSPCGLLGVLDDLVVVILLLTCVININQQMAPERGHSAPTATHAVLGNSM; from the exons ATGCAACCCAG GCAGCCCCATTTCACTGAAGGTCCAGTAGGTCAGGGTCACCCGGGGTCATCAAGATCCTTGACATGCACAGCAGAACAATCATCACCCACGCACACGAGCTGCAACAAG GAATCCTCCCAGTTGTGTCCGTTTGCGGGCCACAGAGACGCACACTGTCCGGTGTGCCTGCAGACCGCCAGCTTCCCTGTCCAGACAAACTGTGGCCATCTGTTCTGTG CTCCCTGTCTGCTCGCCTACTGGAGACACGGCTCCTGGCTGGATGCCATCAGTTGCCCTTTGTGTAGACAGAAG GTCAGCGTGCTGTGCCGTCTGTTCAGTGAGAGTCGATCAGACAGGGAGTCGAAGGAGGTTCTCGGGGAAATCACAGACTACAACAAACGCTACTCTGGAGCCCCACGAAGG ATGACAGACTACCTCTGTGATGCGCCCCTTCTCCTGCAGTTACTGGCCCGTGGCCTGGGCACCATGGGGGGGCTGGTGTGGCTGTTTTTCTTCAGGGTGGCCCTCTGTTGCGTGGGGACCATGATGTCTTTCTCCTCGCCATCAGCAAACCCCGTGGAAACAGACCCCTCCCCCTGCGGACTGCTTGGGGTGCTGGACGACCTGGTGGTGGTCATCTTGCTCCTCACCTGTGTCATCAACATcaaccagcagatggcgccaGAGAGAGGACACTCGGCACCCACAGCCACACATGCAGTATTGGGGAACTCAATGTGA